ctgatttgggaagatcccctggagaaggaaatggcaacccactccagtattcttgcctggagaatctccatggacagaggagcctggcaactacagtccatggggttgcaaagagtcagacaccactgagcaactaagcacggcACAGTACATAATGATCTAAAATTCATGGCTCAAAACCACAATAATGTTTGCACAGACTTAAACAGTTGAGGCCTCCAGACTCTTGAGCACAAGTTCAGGCTTAGTCACTCTGGGGCATGTTTGaacttcccagatcagagattgaacccgggtctctgctgtggcaggtggattctttacctcggagccaccagggaagccccccactcTTACTCCTTATTGTGATTTGGAGCCAACTTTTTCAGAGAAGTCCTGACTTAAGCCCAGAGGGGTGAAGCCATtcttagaatcaaaccccatacccgccagagatgccaggagggctcaaacaaaaccttgtgttcaccaggacccagggatcccacTGGAGACTGAGacacctgcctttgagtgtctgagtgCCTCTTGCAGCAGCGCGGGTCAGCAGTGACCTGTCATGGGGACAGGGACTCTgtctgcagcagacctgggagacaGGGCATATGAGCCCCACCAAAGAGCCACTGAACAGATAATCTACAgcctggagggcacaaacaaaaccttgtgcccacccagacccaggagaaaggagcagtgactccacaagagactgacccagacctgCTTGTGAGTGTCCAgcagtctccagtggaggcgtgggttgaCAGTGGCTGCCAAGGGGTTATGGGCACTGAATTAAACAGTCTTGGCATAAGCCCTTTTGGAGGAGGTCACTGTTAccaccactcagttcagttcagttgctcagtcatgtaccactctttgcgaccccacagactgcagcatgccaggcctccctgtccctcaccaacttcctgagcttgctcaaactcgtgtccattgagtcggtgatgccatccaaccatctcatcctctgtcacccccttctcctgccttcaatctttcccaacattagggtcttttccaaggagtcaattcttcgcatcaggtggccaaagtattggagcttcagcttcagcatcagtccttcctatgaatattcaggactgattccctttaggattgactggtttgatctccctgcagttccCCTAGTTCTCAGGTCATTGGCCCCAGACTTAGAGTAACATCATCAGTTTACCTGGTTCTCAGCCTTAATCCTCAGTCTGAGATAAACCTCTGTCTTTGCTGGTTCTCTAGTTTATAGACAGCAGACTGAGAGACTTCTCAGCCTCTGGGCAAGCCTATTCCACAGTAAATCTCCTCTAATATATATACAGGTGACCCTGGAAAACACTGGTTTGAAATGCTCGgattcacatacacacagatgttTTCCAAGAGTATATATTGTTTTATAGGATCTAGTTGGTGGAATCcaaggatgtggaaaagaagaaaaggaaggcagaGAATAAATGATACAGGGAATTCAACTGAACAAGGGGTAGTGCCTCTAATGGACACAGTGGTCAACAATCAGCTGCACCCTAGTGGTCACTCAGGAGAACCTGAGAAATACAGTATCTTACCACAGGCCGGGAGGTCACATAAGCCCACAGGTTGTGTTTTGTTACACAACCTGGCATCTGATGTCAAAACATGCTGTTATAGTCTTCCGTAATAGAGAGAGACAGGAgattttatggaaataaaaagacaatttcTCATTAATATAATGTAACCCTTGAAAGactataatttttaatgaagtatagaaACACTGAAACCATGTTATATGACTCCATGATTTTAGTATTTTGCAAAAGGAAATTAATGTAATTTCCCTGGTCAATAGATTAATTCAAGAAGGATCATTATCCACCATGGGTAATAGGTCAGCAAGGAGAAGTTTAGCTTATCTGCAGTGTGGATGACACCTTCCAGAATTGGGAGCCATGCCTTTTTCAGTAAAACCCTTTCCACCCCCACAAGAAGGTCAATAACTGAAAGTTATGGAGAGACCAGGACAACTGAGAGGACTGCTCATATCCAGGGTCATGGCCTGAGTCAGCAGTGTGAGACCTGCCTGGGGTCTTCACTTGATTGACTCATTGGCCACTGAGTACATTTCTCTCTGTGTATACTACCCCACTGAACAGTTCCAGAAGTAAGCAAGGAGGTAAGAGATGCACCAGGTTGAATAAGGACCTGGTGGGAATGGTAAGGTTTTGGATCATAGATAACccagtgcattaaaaaaaaaaaaaatcaatgtctgGAGTTTCCCtgatatgaaatgaaaaatcaggaaaaatacaTCATAAACAGCAGCAATCCATTTACAATGAGGGACTCTTTAATTCTGACCATTTCTTTATAGCCATCTACCCAGGGATAACACCAACATGTGAATCTCAAGCTCAAATACGCCTAAGGaaatgtgggttcttagttctgACCCTACAAGCATTCCTATTCCAGGGAGACAGTATTTCCCTCTGCAATCCTGCTTCCCTGCAGGATCACCTTTCCTTTTCACATTGACATTGAGCAGATGTCTGAAACCATGGCTCTATTTTCCTTTCACGATGTATCTTGTCCTAGATTTCAGTTTCCAAGTGCTCAGAAGAAAGCTTTCCATCAATGCTATGGACTAAGCAAGGGTATTACCACCGTATATCATGGGCTCAGGATGATAGAATGTGTTATCTCCGCAGGGTGGACAGGGGCGTGAAGATAATCCAGATGGTCCTGGGATGTCCCAAGTCCTCCAGGATCTCAAGCAGTTCAGTCTGACACTGGGCAAGTCTCCTGGGTTGGAGGATTCCATCAGAGCTGAAACTTTCCTGAGGGGCAGGGTATAGCTCTTTACTTAACCTGGGCAGCCCGGAGGTGTGTCGCAGGAGCTTTTCCATGATGgccatggagaggaggttcccACGCAGACTGAAGGACATGAGTTGGAAACAGCGGCTCAAGATATGCAGAATGGATTCCAAGTGGAAGTCCCTGATCCCACATTGCTCTAAGTACAACTCCTGGAGGGTGGCTGAAACTTTCTCCAGCAGAGCTGGCAGGAGCTCAGGACTGGAGTAGGTCATGGTGACCCCACTCAGATACAGGCCCTTTAGCTGACTGATGTTTGGGCTCTGGGACAGATGGGTCAGGTCTGAATCTGTAAGCAGGCAGCGAGTAATCCCAAGGTTGTCCAAGGGGGTCATCAGGCAcctggggagaaagagaggaattaAGTATCGGAAACTGAGGTGGAAGTTGATTGCAAGTTGACAGACAAGTGATCTGCCCAAGCCCAGGTTTGAACAGATTATCTGATAAAGATTAATACCCAGAAAGGCCAATATCATTGCAGCCAGTCATTTCACCTTTTCTCTGTGACCAGGTCAAGTACATAGAGTCTGAAAACCTCTCTCTCCTCATTACTCAAGCAGAGAAAAATGTTCTCTGCTTCCTTATGAAGAGGAATGAAGATAATGCAAGGGACTAGAACAAACTCAGAGGAGAGGTTGACATCGTGCCTCAATCACGATTGGACATCACTGAAAGTTAATAGTAAGAGATATACTTAAAATGCTTCCTACCCAGGCTGCCTTCTGAACACGCTCTGGCCCCAGACATCCATCTCAGGCAGGTGAGGCTTCTAGGTGACTTGCATAGAGGACAAACCTGGGCAAAATCCCACAGCATCCACAGAGGATGCCAGCCCGTGGGGCTCACTTATATCCCTGCTTTATCTGCAAACCATCTTCCAATTTTTATGATGCCGTTGACACCTGCCCTATTACCATAATCTCCAGAATCATGCATTTCCCATATATTATTTACCATATCTGGAGCAAAAAACATCCTTTTACAGACAGGGAATTTGAGATAGGCTCATCCTGGTCAGAAAGCTGGAGAACACAGAGCTTCAGTTTAGGAACACTCAAGACTGGTGGAGTTGTCCGTGTTCAATGCCCTCTTCCCTTACCTATTTTCCTAAGTCACCTAGAAAAGATATCTCTTCTTAAGAAGAAAGCAAATAACCATCCCCTAGATTCTAGCTCCTAGTCTATAGTTTCCAGCACAGTGTCCCTTTCCAGAGCCTCTCTCCCAGTTTGGACCCCTACCTAGATTTGGGTGGTTATGTGATACCATAGTTCACAATGGAGCAGCAAAGGGGACAGTACATTTGATAATCTAGTGTTGGGTTCACTGTTACTTGGTCAGTGATGCACACTCACCTGAGCATCTGGTCCAGGCAGCCTTTGAGGTAGAAGGGGGATTCCAGATGGAGATCCCGGAGGTGGTGCAGCCTTAGGAACTGAGAAGTAATTTTGACCATGTGGTGCTCCTCCTGTTCCTCGGGATCAGGTAGGTTGATGTGGGAGATGAGGAGTCTCTGCAAATTGCTCATCTGGCCCAGGAGAGGAGCAAACATGGCCAGGGTGGACAGATGCCAGCTGCGATTCACGTATACCTCCTGGATACAGTCCAGCTGCACCATGCTCAGGACCCTCATAATTTTATCCATGGAAAATGAAAGAATCCTCAGCCTCTTGCAGCACAGGTGTATGGACGCTTTCCTCTGCTCCACCCATCTCATAAGGCAAGTGAGAAATCCATCCATGCTCCTTTCCTTGAGGTGAAGTTCTATGAACACCTCGAAGGGAGCCAAGAGTTTCTCAGTGCTCGACCTGTCCTCGGCCCCTGGTGCCACTGAAAAGCTTGAGGACACATGGACACTGGATCCAGACCACATTCTCCAGAAATCCTGGCCAGTATTCCTTAAGTCCAGCACACGTAGTTTGCATCTCCTGTGGGGGAACAACGGATTGTCAGTGATGGTTTTAATAATATCCACACAAAATTTAGGCAACACTCTGACTTCCCACATGAGTTTTTACTTCAAATTCCCATCATCACGTGCTGCCttgtcctcctctcccctctctgcttCACCTTCCTCCatcttttccccttccattttcCTTAGCTTTCTACTTCTAGTGGCCTTAGACAtccctggggaggggggcggggaggctgGGACTTGTCCTTTCAGATTTCCTTGCATCTTAGCCACTCCTACACTGCTGGAGGGCATTCCCCAAAGTGAGCTCAGCAATGGCCAAGTCTCTGTGTTTCTTCATTGGCATCATCAGAAGTCACTGGCCCATCCAGGTGCCATCTACTTTCCCATCTTCAGCTGTCTGTTTGGGATTGCCCACATCCTATCAGATTACCTGCATCCAACTCACCTTGGACGATCCTTCTGTGTGAGCAGGACATCAAGTCCCTCGAGCACTGCTTGTAATGTTACCACATGAGGCATCTGCATCAGGCCCCCCAGAGGCAGGCGGACAAAGGGCCAGGCTTGAACCAAGGCCTTTAAGGTCTTTCTGTGCCTTCCACAGAATGCTTCCATGAAGAGTGGGGGGAAGAGCTCGATGGGCAGATACTCCAGAGCAGAAATGGCCAAGGCCTCATTTGTTAGTAGGCTCTTCCCTGCCAGGTTCAGGAGTCTCAGGGGGTTCCTGACACTCATCATGAATCTGCTCCTAAAGGAATCCTGTAAGAACTTGCAGAGAAGAAGGCATCTTTCTCAGGTAAGCATGAACAACACTTCATCTGTCTCCCCACCCTTCAGAGGAACCGACTCATAGCTAAAGTCTCTGCTCTGACAATTGAGAAGAGCCTTagttttgcaaatattctctctgGGCTTAGTGGGCACAGTGGCATAGCTCTATCCCTAGGGGCACCAGAACAAACATTCCTTAAGGACCAAGAAGAAAGAAACCCAACCACTGGTCTGTTCATTTCCATTCACTGCTTAATCATGTTTCATTGGGGAGTGGTACCAAGACCTGAAGGTTAAGATCCATCCTTTTTTGGGGGAAAACGTTTAAATCATCACTTAGAGCCTTAAAACTATGGGAATAAGAGCACTGTGTAGCCCAGTACAGCCTCTATCCTCAGTTCCCACAGGTAACGGGCTGAGAAAGATGAAACAGACTCCTTAAATGAATGCCACTTGCAcaaactgaatatttttaatgtcagtaaataaaatttcaaaaatatagattttttatcctccaattaaaacaatt
The genomic region above belongs to Cervus elaphus chromosome 14, mCerEla1.1, whole genome shotgun sequence and contains:
- the LOC122707446 gene encoding PRAME family member 8-like, with translation MSVRNPLRLLNLAGKSLLTNEALAISALEYLPIELFPPLFMEAFCGRHRKTLKALVQAWPFVRLPLGGLMQMPHVVTLQAVLEGLDVLLTQKDRPRRCKLRVLDLRNTGQDFWRMWSGSSVHVSSSFSVAPGAEDRSSTEKLLAPFEVFIELHLKERSMDGFLTCLMRWVEQRKASIHLCCKRLRILSFSMDKIMRVLSMVQLDCIQEVYVNRSWHLSTLAMFAPLLGQMSNLQRLLISHINLPDPEEQEEHHMVKITSQFLRLHHLRDLHLESPFYLKGCLDQMLRCLMTPLDNLGITRCLLTDSDLTHLSQSPNISQLKGLYLSGVTMTYSSPELLPALLEKVSATLQELYLEQCGIRDFHLESILHILSRCFQLMSFSLRGNLLSMAIMEKLLRHTSGLPRLSKELYPAPQESFSSDGILQPRRLAQCQTELLEILEDLGHPRTIWIIFTPLSTLRR